Proteins encoded within one genomic window of Bombina bombina isolate aBomBom1 chromosome 1, aBomBom1.pri, whole genome shotgun sequence:
- the LOC128649216 gene encoding octapeptide-repeat protein T2-like: MLRKRSKRNTDNARERTVTARAAGGHSDSESGRRAHRQRDREEGTATARAAGGHSESRRRAQREQQEGTARAAGGHSDSGRRAQRQRQEGTATAAGGNSDRGRRAQRQKGTATEGHSDRRAQRQRERQEATARVAGGHSDSKSGRRAQ; encoded by the coding sequence ATGCTGAGAAAAAGAAGCAAAAGAAATACAGATAATGCCAGAGAGCGCACAGTGACAGCGAGAGCGGCAGGAGGGCACAGCGACAGCGAGAGCGGCAGGAGGGCACATCGACAGCGAGATCGGGAGGAGGGCACAGCGACAGCGAGAGCGGCAGGAGGGCACAGCGAGAGCAGAAGGAGGGCACAGCGAGAGCAGCAGGAGGGCACAGCAAGAGCGGCAGGAGGGCACAGCGACAGCGGCAGGAGGGCACAGCGACAGCGGCAGGAGGGCACAGCGACAGCGGCAGGAGGGAACAGCGACAGGGGCAGGAGGGCACAGCGACAGAAGGGCACAGCGACAGAAGGGCACAGCGACAGAAGGGCACAGCGACAGCGAGAGCGGCAGGAGGCCACAGCGAGAGTGGCAGGAGGGCACAGTGACAGCAAGAGCGGCAGGAGGGCACAGTGA